From one Phocaeicola salanitronis DSM 18170 genomic stretch:
- a CDS encoding DUF4121 family protein: MKTNIRYDLDSLELANGDFGYPITEKEVRKVNRMLELMENVRSRQMCPTEGDCVEFVSRSGDYFGKAHIKRITGKYADICLIPETVFCFDDMGKAAYDTIGSPWTQVNIRNMKPAGTEIRIFRTWGFGKRSNTGSLRFDAPVRKWEYREPNPLYDGYTTRNWFRYHIMKHRDRERTGEYTFRSDSFTLYSRSELDELAAILKGRLYKGILPDSLVLWGYRMDIKEISREQWNGMGQHGQIRMKFMGYGPVRIHTDNENHTVTVYRINDSL; encoded by the coding sequence ATGAAAACAAATATACGATATGACCTTGACAGTCTTGAACTGGCAAACGGTGACTTCGGGTATCCCATTACAGAAAAGGAAGTACGGAAAGTGAACCGTATGCTGGAACTGATGGAGAATGTCCGAAGCAGACAGATGTGCCCGACAGAAGGAGACTGCGTGGAATTTGTCTCACGTTCTGGTGACTATTTCGGAAAAGCTCATATAAAACGGATAACAGGAAAATATGCGGATATATGCCTGATACCGGAAACGGTATTCTGTTTCGATGACATGGGAAAAGCCGCCTATGATACCATCGGAAGTCCCTGGACGCAGGTCAATATCCGGAACATGAAACCCGCAGGTACAGAAATCCGCATATTCAGGACATGGGGATTCGGGAAACGCAGCAATACGGGCAGTCTCAGGTTCGATGCTCCGGTCAGGAAATGGGAATACAGAGAACCGAATCCGTTGTATGACGGTTACACCACCCGTAACTGGTTCCGCTATCATATCATGAAACACCGGGACAGGGAAAGGACAGGCGAATACACCTTCCGCAGCGATTCATTTACGCTATACAGCCGGAGCGAGCTGGACGAGCTGGCCGCAATCCTGAAAGGCAGACTCTACAAGGGAATCCTGCCTGACTCTCTTGTACTTTGGGGATACCGCATGGATATTAAGGAAATATCACGTGAGCAGTGGAACGGTATGGGACAACACGGACAAATCCGCATGAAATTCATGGGATACGGTCCGGTCAGAATCCACACGGACAATGAAAACCATACCGTAACAGTATACAGAATCAACGACAGTCTATAA
- a CDS encoding phage Gp37/Gp68 family protein, with protein MSNNSKIAWTQATWNPVTGCEKTSDGCKNCYAEQLVKRLKAMGQAKYQNGFTPTLHPGSLNEPLKWKNPRLVFLPSMGDLFHKDIPFSFIDQVMDVILKCPQHTFQILTKRAERMNDYFSSRPILENVWLGCTVENQSTKWRMDCLRQLKAPVNFISHEPLLEDLGMLDYTNIDWVIAGGESGNKARKMEKSWVLNIKAQCDASGTAFFFKQWGTWGEDGVKRSTKANRHLLDGAEYQAYPIPKKKP; from the coding sequence ATGAGTAACAACAGTAAAATTGCATGGACACAAGCCACCTGGAATCCTGTTACCGGCTGTGAGAAAACCAGTGACGGATGCAAGAACTGTTATGCTGAACAATTGGTCAAAAGATTGAAAGCTATGGGACAAGCCAAATATCAGAACGGTTTTACCCCAACTCTTCATCCCGGAAGTTTGAATGAACCTTTGAAATGGAAAAATCCCAGACTAGTGTTTCTTCCAAGCATGGGGGACTTGTTTCATAAAGATATTCCATTCAGTTTTATTGATCAAGTGATGGATGTCATCTTGAAATGTCCGCAGCATACGTTCCAGATCCTGACCAAACGTGCGGAGAGGATGAATGACTATTTTTCGTCTCGTCCAATTCTTGAAAATGTATGGCTGGGATGCACAGTGGAGAATCAATCAACTAAATGGAGGATGGATTGTCTAAGACAGCTGAAAGCTCCCGTCAACTTCATCAGTCATGAACCTCTACTGGAAGACTTGGGTATGCTGGACTATACTAACATTGATTGGGTGATTGCTGGCGGAGAATCGGGGAATAAAGCCAGAAAGATGGAAAAATCCTGGGTGTTGAACATCAAAGCCCAATGTGATGCCTCTGGAACAGCTTTCTTCTTCAAGCAATGGGGGACTTGGGGTGAGGACGGAGTAAAGAGAAGCACCAAGGCTAACAGGCATTTATTGGATGGAGCAGAATATCAGGCTTATCCTATCCCGAAAAAGAAGCCCTGA
- a CDS encoding Y-family DNA polymerase, whose product MVALVDCNNFYCSCERVFNPDLRTVPVVVLSNNDGCVVARSNEAKALGIQMGTPLFQIRDMLEKNRVAVFSSNYSLYGDMSRRVMLLLSEYASELTQYSIDEAFLDLNGICKDDSLHAYGKKVVRAVTKGTGIPVTMGISYTKTLAKVASRFGKKYKGYEGVCIIDSEEKREKALRQTDIGDVWGIGFRNRKKLNYYGIRSAWDFTQKSERWVRQILTITGVRTWRELRGENCIEIENLAEKQSICTSRSFADAGIASLDVLEEAVANFASSCVRKLREQGSCCRAVTLFAYTSRFRQDLPSLSVNRTFYLPVPSNSSQEIIGTVVKGLRNEWRNDKIYHFKKAGVILWNICPDSAIQTDLFDKIDRNRLKRLEDTIEAINRKNGHNTVKIAVLGNGKGWNLKCEHISKQYTTNLKDIIDVKLK is encoded by the coding sequence ATGGTGGCTCTCGTTGACTGTAACAATTTCTATTGTTCCTGTGAACGGGTTTTTAATCCCGATTTGCGGACTGTTCCCGTTGTTGTCCTGAGCAACAATGACGGCTGTGTGGTTGCACGCAGCAATGAAGCAAAAGCATTGGGCATTCAGATGGGGACACCGCTGTTTCAGATTCGGGATATGTTAGAAAAGAATAGAGTGGCTGTATTCAGTTCAAATTATTCCCTTTATGGTGATATGAGTCGCAGGGTTATGTTGCTTTTGTCGGAATATGCTTCTGAATTGACCCAGTATTCCATAGATGAAGCATTTCTAGACCTGAACGGCATTTGTAAAGATGATAGCCTTCATGCATACGGGAAGAAAGTAGTCCGTGCAGTTACCAAAGGAACCGGAATACCGGTAACAATGGGTATATCCTATACTAAAACCTTAGCGAAGGTTGCAAGCCGCTTCGGGAAAAAATATAAGGGATATGAAGGCGTGTGTATCATAGATTCTGAAGAGAAGAGAGAAAAAGCCCTACGACAGACAGATATAGGTGATGTTTGGGGCATCGGATTCAGGAATAGGAAAAAATTGAACTATTATGGCATCCGTTCAGCATGGGATTTTACACAGAAATCTGAAAGATGGGTCAGACAGATTCTTACAATAACCGGTGTGAGGACATGGCGTGAATTGCGCGGAGAAAATTGTATTGAAATTGAGAACCTTGCAGAAAAGCAGAGTATCTGTACAAGCCGTAGTTTTGCCGATGCTGGCATAGCCAGTCTTGATGTACTTGAAGAGGCTGTTGCAAATTTTGCTTCCTCTTGTGTACGTAAGCTCAGAGAACAAGGAAGCTGTTGTAGGGCAGTTACATTGTTTGCTTATACGAGCAGATTTCGTCAGGACTTACCAAGTTTGTCCGTCAACAGAACATTCTATCTGCCTGTACCTTCCAATAGTTCTCAGGAGATTATCGGAACTGTAGTAAAAGGTTTACGAAATGAGTGGAGGAATGATAAAATATATCATTTTAAAAAGGCTGGTGTTATCTTATGGAATATTTGTCCAGATTCAGCAATACAGACCGATCTTTTTGATAAGATTGACAGGAACAGGCTGAAAAGACTGGAAGATACCATTGAAGCAATCAATCGGAAAAATGGTCATAATACGGTAAAAATAGCTGTTCTTGGAAATGGCAAAGGATGGAATTTGAAATGTGAGCATATTTCCAAACAATACACTACCAACTTGAAAGATATTATTGATGTTAAGTTGAAGTGA
- a CDS encoding BT4734/BF3469 family protein codes for MDNSIEQQITALHLHTDHAAYTACKDEHINLVETRFRKTVSYYNNSEDSRSRLYYNLDYILEQIQTGRGLKEQTGIVRQQTTEEDYKREKNKLPMIVASGIFRYRNDDLGNLQEYSNLLVLDFDKFPDHEAAEAFKQKLIRYANPLHLYAVWFSPSNKGIKAVMIHDNTNPEYHYNLFQQVKQKLYPHTEEFDKKCSNLTRSCFLCYDPEIWVNPEKETLEPYHFEYDPCIPEPAKKTYNQGGSSKFFIHTQQEIEQNSSFQLLWKDKTLVNYVNSRWRKDYPDSYEDGHRHQSILSRAKWLCLYGVLYENALDYLKATFGRHGISEPDIEGMVINNYNANRSLFGSERSKLYAKKLEGQKYRMRQVFGE; via the coding sequence ATGGATAATTCAATAGAACAACAAATAACAGCCCTGCATCTTCATACAGATCATGCAGCTTATACAGCCTGTAAGGATGAGCATATCAATCTTGTCGAGACCCGGTTTAGAAAAACAGTCAGCTATTACAATAATTCGGAAGATTCAAGAAGCCGTCTTTATTATAACCTTGACTATATTCTTGAACAGATCCAGACAGGGCGTGGATTGAAAGAACAGACAGGAATCGTCCGGCAGCAAACAACGGAAGAAGATTATAAACGTGAGAAGAACAAATTGCCGATGATCGTAGCTTCGGGGATATTCAGATACAGGAATGATGACTTGGGGAATCTACAGGAATATTCCAATCTTCTGGTTCTTGACTTTGATAAATTCCCAGACCATGAAGCAGCGGAAGCATTTAAACAGAAACTCATCCGTTATGCCAATCCTCTTCACCTTTATGCTGTCTGGTTTTCCCCGAGCAATAAAGGGATAAAAGCCGTAATGATACATGATAATACCAATCCCGAATATCATTATAACCTCTTCCAGCAAGTCAAGCAGAAATTATATCCCCACACGGAAGAATTTGATAAGAAATGTTCCAATCTTACCCGTTCCTGTTTCCTGTGTTATGACCCGGAGATATGGGTTAATCCGGAGAAAGAAACCCTTGAACCTTATCATTTCGAGTATGACCCTTGTATTCCCGAACCTGCCAAGAAAACATACAACCAAGGAGGATCCAGTAAGTTCTTCATCCATACGCAGCAGGAAATAGAGCAGAACAGTTCCTTTCAGCTTCTATGGAAAGACAAGACGCTGGTGAATTACGTGAATAGCCGTTGGAGGAAAGATTACCCCGATTCCTATGAAGACGGGCACAGGCATCAGTCCATCTTATCCAGAGCCAAATGGTTATGCCTGTATGGAGTCCTGTATGAGAATGCCCTGGATTATCTCAAAGCTACATTTGGGAGACACGGAATTTCTGAACCTGACATCGAAGGCATGGTCATCAACAACTATAATGCGAACCGTTCCCTTTTCGGCAGCGAGCGTTCCAAGCTTTATGCGAAGAAACTGGAGGGACAAAAATACCGTATGAGGCAAGTGTTCGGAGAGTAA
- a CDS encoding toll/interleukin-1 receptor domain-containing protein: MQQRNDLEIENGFTLQGNATPDSNCSAQPVQAEGCIGRRVSGGANLPNPKLGWWDGKPLQSTTVYYRNQLIGLPVLYIKENRNDIDRASYWQEVGKNVGIAQPIKLASARVAEAAGFSLGYKDPKTGRWYQAADDQIAKSYVLIDGYGRSAGHNLELEKAMSDPDYEPFDIPVLVDDGQDPDLLRAQFISINQDVKKTNRCDLLRYADKTKRDPNTIFYDGLLKENFVSKAAQNYAYGRELRTKDIKDISSGKTISVDTELTGAMQQSLEVYKKVLFGSGSAKILKGVPLAAWTRDKLRTTIDKAGMLEKISVKFKNMTAMQLAQLQEARGVKGDKTQTTEIVLRRIFDEILGE; encoded by the coding sequence ATGCAACAAAGAAATGACTTAGAAATCGAAAATGGCTTTACGCTTCAGGGTAATGCTACGCCTGACAGTAACTGTAGCGCACAGCCTGTCCAAGCAGAAGGATGTATAGGTAGAAGAGTATCAGGTGGGGCAAACCTACCTAATCCGAAGTTAGGCTGGTGGGATGGGAAACCTTTGCAATCAACTACTGTGTACTATCGTAACCAATTGATAGGGCTTCCTGTATTATATATCAAGGAGAATCGGAATGATATAGACAGAGCAAGCTATTGGCAAGAAGTAGGTAAAAATGTAGGCATAGCCCAACCTATCAAGTTAGCATCAGCACGTGTGGCTGAAGCCGCTGGATTTAGCTTGGGATATAAAGATCCTAAAACAGGGAGGTGGTACCAGGCGGCTGATGACCAAATTGCAAAATCTTACGTTTTGATCGATGGTTATGGGCGCAGTGCCGGACATAATCTTGAATTGGAGAAAGCTATGTCTGACCCTGATTATGAACCTTTTGACATCCCTGTTCTCGTTGATGACGGGCAAGATCCAGATTTGTTGCGGGCACAATTTATATCCATTAACCAGGATGTAAAAAAGACCAACAGATGCGACCTCCTTAGATATGCTGATAAGACCAAGAGGGATCCAAATACCATTTTTTATGATGGTCTGCTCAAGGAAAACTTCGTTTCAAAGGCCGCTCAGAATTATGCCTATGGAAGAGAGTTGAGGACTAAGGATATTAAGGATATCAGTAGTGGTAAGACTATTTCTGTAGATACTGAACTGACGGGTGCCATGCAGCAATCATTGGAAGTATATAAAAAGGTACTCTTCGGTAGTGGCTCTGCAAAAATCTTGAAAGGGGTTCCTTTAGCAGCTTGGACAAGGGATAAACTCAGAACGACCATAGATAAAGCTGGCATGCTGGAGAAAATATCTGTGAAGTTTAAGAATATGACAGCTATGCAACTTGCCCAGCTTCAAGAGGCCAGAGGCGTGAAAGGAGATAAGACCCAAACTACGGAAATTGTCCTAAGAAGGATATTTGATGAAATTTTGGGAGAATAA
- a CDS encoding thymidine kinase, with protein MVLFSEDHTQETRHRGRIEVICGSMFSGKTEELIRRLKRASFARQRVEIFKPVLDTRYSESDVVSHDNNSIPSTPVDTSASILLLSSEIDVVGIDEAQFFDEGLTDVCNELANHGVRVIIAGLDMDYKGVPFGPIPGLCAIADEVTKVHAICVKCGDLAYISHRTVADDKRVLLGEKEEYEPLCRRCYQKALRGESGRKTE; from the coding sequence ATGGTATTATTTTCTGAAGATCATACGCAAGAAACCAGACACCGCGGGCGCATAGAGGTAATATGTGGCTCGATGTTTTCGGGCAAGACCGAAGAACTGATACGGCGCTTGAAACGTGCCAGTTTTGCCCGTCAGCGGGTAGAGATATTCAAGCCAGTCCTTGATACGCGTTATTCTGAATCCGATGTGGTTTCTCACGATAACAATTCTATTCCATCGACTCCGGTAGATACATCGGCGAGCATTCTTTTGCTTAGTTCTGAAATAGACGTGGTCGGCATTGATGAGGCGCAGTTCTTCGATGAGGGCTTGACCGATGTTTGCAATGAACTTGCCAATCATGGGGTACGGGTTATCATTGCCGGTCTGGACATGGATTACAAAGGTGTTCCTTTTGGGCCGATACCCGGATTGTGCGCCATAGCCGATGAGGTGACGAAGGTGCATGCCATTTGTGTGAAATGCGGCGATCTGGCATACATTTCTCACCGTACGGTAGCGGATGACAAGCGTGTGTTGCTTGGCGAAAAAGAAGAATACGAGCCTTTGTGCCGGAGATGTTACCAGAAAGCGTTACGGGGGGAATCCGGTCGGAAAACGGAGTAA
- a CDS encoding LexA family protein, whose product MKLILYSADLSTELELAFADQGIRAGFPSPAQDAMTESIDLNKELVRHPATTFYARAVGDSMLGCGIDDGDLLIIDKGLEPGDGDIVVAYIDGEFTLKRVRLEPDGSCLWLMPENDSYHPIKVTEENDFIVWGVLTYNIKCQKNKKHR is encoded by the coding sequence ATGAAACTTATTTTATATTCAGCAGATTTAAGTACGGAACTTGAGCTGGCTTTTGCTGACCAGGGAATTCGTGCAGGTTTTCCTTCTCCAGCCCAGGATGCAATGACAGAAAGTATTGATTTGAACAAGGAACTTGTCAGACATCCTGCAACGACATTTTACGCCCGGGCCGTAGGTGATTCCATGCTCGGGTGCGGTATTGATGACGGTGACTTGTTAATTATAGACAAGGGACTGGAGCCGGGAGACGGCGACATTGTGGTAGCCTATATCGATGGAGAGTTTACTTTAAAAAGAGTCCGATTGGAACCTGATGGAAGTTGTTTGTGGCTGATGCCTGAAAATGACTCCTATCATCCCATTAAGGTAACGGAAGAAAATGATTTTATCGTATGGGGAGTGTTGACTTATAACATCAAGTGCCAGAAAAACAAAAAACACAGATAG
- a CDS encoding DUF4313 domain-containing protein translates to MNKSNTLYWKTATDPAERIEVRLVLNSYIDNDNLYVGLESRSKENPECWESYTDITVNLNSLPPFHAYVDNRDCNRHVHDFLTINRIAEPAGFEYQGFRMFRFNPDRLKELAPEQFKTISAKLPPQDDMIKDIIYQERRFPLRTVQDIHGIYLVSSKELEESLIEGVRNLDAAANELLDGICLFCSTQELRYLTDAELIETIYTQ, encoded by the coding sequence ATGAACAAATCGAACACTCTATACTGGAAAACAGCCACAGATCCGGCTGAACGCATTGAGGTCAGACTCGTCCTGAACAGTTATATCGACAATGACAATCTGTATGTAGGACTTGAATCCCGGTCTAAAGAGAATCCGGAATGCTGGGAATCCTACACGGACATCACCGTCAACCTCAATTCCCTTCCCCCGTTCCATGCCTATGTGGACAACCGGGACTGCAACAGACATGTGCATGATTTCCTGACCATTAACAGAATAGCAGAACCTGCCGGATTTGAATATCAGGGATTCAGAATGTTCCGCTTCAATCCTGACAGGTTGAAGGAACTCGCACCCGAACAGTTCAAGACAATCAGCGCCAAACTGCCACCACAGGATGACATGATAAAGGACATCATCTATCAGGAAAGACGTTTCCCTTTGAGAACTGTTCAAGACATTCACGGAATATATCTTGTTTCAAGCAAGGAACTGGAAGAATCTCTGATCGAAGGAGTACGGAACCTGGATGCTGCGGCAAATGAACTGCTGGATGGCATCTGCCTGTTCTGCTCCACACAGGAACTGCGCTATCTTACGGATGCAGAACTGATAGAAACAATCTACACACAATAA
- a CDS encoding site-specific integrase, whose protein sequence is MAMQRNYFTVLFFLKKSKLLKNGEAPICMRITINGKRAEVQIKRSIDVTKWNTQKECAIGREKKYQEINHYLDTIRTKILQIHRELEQDGKPITADIIKNIYYGERSTPKMLLEVFQEHNSEYRELMNKEYAEGTVLRYERTARYLKEFISEQYKLADIPLKSINYEFITKFEHFIKIQKNCAQNATVKYLKNLKKIIKTALIKKWITDDPFAEIHFKQTKCNREFLNEMELRKIINKDFDIQRLQTVRDIFIFCCFTGLAFTDVKNLKKEHLVQADNGEWWIRKAREKTDNMCDIPLLDIPRLILEKYQSNPICNEKGLLLPVPSNQRMNSYLKEIADVCGIQKNLSTHIARHTFASLAIANKVSLESIAKMLGHTDIRTTRIYAKIMNSTIANEMKVLQNKFAI, encoded by the coding sequence ATGGCAATGCAAAGAAACTATTTTACGGTATTGTTTTTCCTGAAGAAATCAAAGCTGCTTAAAAATGGAGAAGCACCAATCTGTATGCGTATCACAATAAACGGAAAACGTGCAGAGGTACAAATCAAGCGAAGTATAGATGTTACAAAATGGAATACGCAAAAAGAATGCGCAATTGGCAGGGAAAAGAAGTATCAAGAAATAAACCACTATCTTGATACGATAAGAACTAAAATCCTTCAAATTCACCGTGAACTTGAGCAGGACGGTAAACCTATTACAGCAGATATTATAAAAAATATCTATTATGGAGAACGCTCTACTCCCAAAATGCTGCTTGAAGTATTCCAGGAACACAATTCAGAATATCGGGAATTGATGAACAAGGAATATGCCGAAGGTACTGTACTTCGATACGAACGTACAGCAAGATATTTGAAGGAGTTTATCAGTGAACAGTATAAACTGGCTGATATTCCATTAAAATCAATCAACTATGAATTTATAACCAAATTCGAACATTTCATTAAAATACAGAAAAACTGTGCACAAAATGCGACAGTGAAATATCTGAAGAATTTAAAGAAAATCATCAAAACTGCATTGATAAAGAAGTGGATAACTGATGATCCGTTTGCAGAAATACACTTCAAACAGACCAAGTGTAACCGTGAATTCTTAAACGAAATGGAACTTCGCAAAATCATCAATAAAGATTTTGATATTCAACGATTACAAACCGTAAGGGACATATTCATCTTCTGTTGCTTCACCGGTTTGGCTTTCACAGACGTAAAGAATCTGAAAAAGGAACACCTTGTACAGGCAGATAATGGTGAGTGGTGGATAAGAAAAGCAAGGGAAAAGACCGATAATATGTGTGACATTCCATTGTTGGATATACCAAGACTTATTTTAGAGAAATATCAGTCAAATCCAATCTGCAATGAAAAAGGATTATTACTTCCTGTTCCCAGCAACCAACGAATGAACAGTTATTTGAAAGAAATAGCTGATGTATGTGGCATTCAAAAGAATCTTTCAACACATATTGCAAGACATACATTTGCATCACTGGCTATTGCAAATAAGGTGTCATTGGAATCCATTGCCAAAATGTTAGGACATACGGACATTCGTACAACTCGTATTTATGCCAAAATCATGAATTCTACCATTGCCAATGAAATGAAAGTATTGCAAAACAAGTTTGCGATATAA
- a CDS encoding HU family DNA-binding protein — protein MTKAELVKEISQTTGTDSVTILSVIESFMSEVKSSLERGDEVTLRSFGTFCLKHRAEKVARNLSLNTSMVIPEHDIPSFKPSTEFLKRLK, from the coding sequence ATGACAAAGGCAGAGCTTGTTAAAGAAATATCTCAGACTACAGGTACAGATTCAGTCACGATTCTGTCTGTAATAGAAAGTTTTATGTCAGAAGTAAAGTCTTCACTGGAGCGAGGAGATGAGGTGACCCTTCGCAGTTTCGGAACTTTCTGCTTGAAACATCGTGCGGAAAAGGTTGCACGTAACCTGTCATTGAATACGTCAATGGTTATACCGGAACATGATATACCATCATTCAAGCCATCCACTGAATTTTTGAAAAGACTGAAATGA
- a CDS encoding DUF4120 family protein, whose amino-acid sequence MKICCSQEHYDKVVQYAKSINDKTLENCLERLKQWEKNDNRPCEIELYYDHAPYSFGFRERYPDGNTGIVGGLLYHGNPDESFAVTMERFHGWSIHT is encoded by the coding sequence ATGAAAATCTGCTGTTCACAAGAGCATTACGACAAGGTCGTACAGTATGCAAAATCCATCAATGACAAGACACTGGAAAACTGTCTTGAACGTCTCAAGCAATGGGAAAAGAACGATAACCGTCCATGCGAAATCGAACTTTATTACGACCATGCGCCGTATTCGTTCGGATTCCGCGAACGTTATCCGGACGGGAATACAGGCATAGTTGGAGGACTGCTGTATCATGGAAATCCGGACGAATCCTTTGCAGTCACCATGGAACGTTTCCACGGATGGAGCATACATACATAA
- a CDS encoding tyrosine-type recombinase/integrase, with product MKGQFFINEIDYKFSLRDRKSDRPTPVYFVTRITNIPVRVSLRVKVYPEQWNPKRQEAYLSCRLSELDYRNNLIVNERINKIKVYFSEFKCYLCEHPDEIEEKAIRLLKQYINKVTMKEKTEKPATFVLKQLNEANQIADSSKKQHLMNLNKFKRFLDRHQIQDSWDSMNLETFNRYQEQLVNEDVTPTTISNIVKGTLFSLLKKASKRTDIPFKWEQSNLESFEIVQDKSNKELARNKKIALTEEQVQQLYSFQPTGDEKRINRFTEIRDLFVLQCLLGQRISDMYKFFSGDYEWDEENETVSIIQQKTGSRAIIPLTSLSKDLISKYAGVPILYYKSSNVSQLNKDLKVLAKDAGLDDPITYEENSVKKTKPLYELIHTHTARHSFVTIMCRKGIPKDAIIIATGHEDTKMIDEVYAHLTIKDKSQKVRKAFGANKISDVNPKDSQTSAGKVQDIGTMLQELFREKDLLDLKKLLDNKVDISSLEKTVEVKKYLENISRAEKYRAALQKFYQENPTGLKQRLMEILRMTTLLDSDWNLLRIVVTTLQELGLNCIYADGTHKYPGKAAREAYLLVITNKNGVIIQ from the coding sequence ATGAAAGGACAGTTTTTTATTAATGAGATTGATTACAAATTTAGTCTGAGAGATCGTAAGTCTGATAGGCCTACCCCTGTCTATTTTGTGACTCGTATCACCAACATTCCCGTTAGAGTTTCGTTAAGAGTAAAAGTCTATCCTGAACAATGGAATCCTAAACGTCAAGAGGCGTATCTCAGTTGTCGTCTTTCCGAACTTGATTATCGGAATAATTTAATCGTTAATGAACGTATTAATAAGATCAAGGTCTATTTTTCAGAATTTAAATGCTACCTTTGCGAACACCCTGATGAAATTGAAGAGAAAGCCATCAGGTTACTTAAACAATATATCAACAAAGTTACTATGAAAGAGAAAACCGAAAAGCCAGCCACATTCGTTCTGAAGCAACTCAATGAAGCGAATCAGATCGCCGATTCAAGCAAGAAGCAACATCTTATGAATTTAAATAAGTTTAAGCGTTTTCTTGATAGACACCAAATTCAGGATAGCTGGGATAGCATGAATCTGGAAACATTTAATCGGTATCAAGAGCAACTTGTTAACGAGGATGTTACTCCTACCACAATATCCAATATTGTAAAAGGTACGCTGTTCTCCCTTCTAAAGAAAGCCAGCAAAAGAACTGACATACCTTTTAAATGGGAGCAAAGCAATTTGGAGAGTTTTGAAATAGTGCAGGATAAATCGAATAAAGAACTTGCACGCAATAAGAAGATTGCATTAACAGAAGAACAAGTGCAGCAACTGTATTCATTCCAACCAACCGGTGATGAAAAACGCATAAATCGGTTCACTGAAATCAGGGATCTATTCGTCCTCCAATGCTTGCTAGGGCAGCGGATTAGTGACATGTACAAGTTCTTCTCGGGAGACTATGAATGGGATGAAGAAAATGAAACGGTGTCCATTATCCAACAGAAAACAGGTTCACGCGCCATCATCCCGCTTACTTCCCTATCCAAAGATTTGATTTCCAAATATGCAGGAGTGCCTATTTTATATTATAAGAGTAGCAATGTATCTCAACTGAATAAAGACCTGAAGGTATTAGCTAAAGATGCTGGATTGGATGACCCTATAACCTACGAAGAGAATAGTGTCAAAAAGACCAAACCTTTGTATGAATTAATCCATACACATACGGCAAGACACTCTTTTGTTACCATTATGTGCCGCAAAGGAATCCCTAAAGATGCCATCATCATAGCTACGGGGCATGAAGATACGAAGATGATTGACGAAGTATATGCTCATCTGACCATAAAAGACAAATCCCAAAAAGTTCGTAAAGCTTTTGGTGCAAATAAAATTTCAGATGTGAATCCCAAAGATTCACAAACTTCTGCGGGAAAAGTACAAGATATTGGCACGATGTTGCAAGAATTGTTCAGAGAGAAAGACCTTCTCGATTTAAAAAAACTACTTGATAACAAGGTGGATATATCTTCACTCGAAAAGACTGTTGAGGTGAAAAAATATCTTGAAAATATTAGCCGGGCAGAAAAGTATAGAGCAGCATTGCAAAAGTTTTACCAAGAGAACCCGACTGGATTGAAACAGAGACTCATGGAGATACTACGCATGACCACTTTACTGGATTCCGATTGGAACCTGCTTAGAATAGTTGTCACCACACTACAGGAATTGGGATTGAACTGCATTTATGCTGATGGCACGCACAAATATCCAGGGAAAGCAGCACGGGAAGCATACCTGTTGGTAATAACTAATAAGAATGGAGTAATTATTCAGTGA